Proteins encoded in a region of the Bacillus sp. T3 genome:
- a CDS encoding HAMP domain-containing sensor histidine kinase produces the protein MSIKLRLILSNLAMIIVPIILFAIAGGILSIVFLGDIKEVTYLLPESHSSDKTLQQDSLIFFELKEKSVRNPEQLQEDEYLNEVDNRLAAFHAGLIIRKDSEILYSSTNLSEIKKADLPNFGTTNLMRNLEKVGDRTFAIKQHDYYDKDGGKISIFVMKDASPWNHFVKTFFPILIGLCLVILVATNGLLTYFVSKSIIQPINRLKTAAQSIKEGNMDHSIQATKNDEIGQLTLSFEEMRIKLNEAFAIQKQYEENRKELIAHISHDLKTPITSIKGYVEGLRDGIANTPEKQERYIQTIYSKSIDLDHLIDELFLYSKLDLGKVPFEFEEIDLYHYLADFIEELSFDLEEKGVQISFQSEKGSDYRAPIDPEKLKRVLANIVANSVKYMDKDVKELQFILNSKEEQVEIMVVDNGPGIEEESLPFIFDQFYRADQSRSKLTGGSGLGLSIARMIVEEHDGTIRAESSLNIGTTITITLPTKSKKQQVIA, from the coding sequence ATGTCGATTAAGCTTAGACTCATCCTTTCAAATCTTGCGATGATCATTGTGCCGATTATTTTATTTGCGATTGCTGGGGGAATCCTATCGATTGTCTTTCTCGGTGATATTAAGGAAGTGACTTATCTGTTACCAGAAAGTCATAGCAGTGATAAGACATTACAGCAGGATTCACTTATCTTTTTCGAACTAAAAGAAAAATCGGTCCGCAATCCAGAACAGTTGCAAGAAGATGAATATTTAAATGAGGTAGACAATCGACTGGCAGCTTTTCATGCAGGGCTTATTATACGAAAAGACAGTGAAATTCTATATTCTTCAACAAATCTTTCCGAAATCAAAAAGGCGGACTTGCCGAATTTCGGAACGACGAATTTGATGCGAAACCTAGAAAAGGTTGGAGATAGAACCTTTGCGATCAAACAACATGATTACTACGATAAAGATGGTGGCAAAATTTCTATATTTGTGATGAAGGATGCAAGTCCGTGGAATCATTTTGTTAAAACCTTTTTTCCGATTCTAATCGGATTATGTCTAGTCATTTTGGTCGCAACCAATGGTCTTTTGACATATTTCGTTTCAAAGAGCATCATTCAGCCGATTAATCGCTTAAAGACTGCAGCTCAATCAATAAAAGAAGGGAATATGGACCATTCGATTCAAGCAACTAAGAATGATGAAATTGGACAATTAACCCTGTCTTTTGAGGAAATGCGGATAAAGTTAAATGAAGCCTTTGCGATTCAAAAGCAATATGAGGAGAACCGGAAAGAGTTAATCGCCCACATATCACACGATTTAAAGACACCGATTACCTCTATTAAAGGCTATGTAGAAGGACTTCGTGATGGGATTGCCAATACACCAGAAAAACAAGAGCGTTATATTCAAACGATTTATTCGAAATCGATTGACCTGGATCATTTAATTGACGAACTCTTTCTTTATTCGAAGCTTGATTTGGGCAAGGTTCCATTTGAGTTTGAGGAAATCGATTTGTACCACTATTTAGCTGATTTTATTGAAGAATTAAGTTTTGATTTGGAGGAAAAGGGCGTTCAAATTTCGTTCCAGTCGGAAAAAGGCAGCGACTATCGTGCGCCGATTGACCCTGAAAAATTAAAACGTGTCCTTGCAAATATTGTCGCTAATAGTGTGAAATATATGGATAAAGATGTGAAAGAACTGCAATTCATATTGAACTCTAAAGAGGAACAGGTTGAAATAATGGTAGTCGATAATGGCCCGGGAATTGAGGAGGAGTCATTACCGTTCATTTTTGACCAATTTTATCGTGCGGACCAGTCGCGAAGTAAATTAACGGGCGGAAGTGGGCTTGGCCTATCGATCGCTAGGATGATTGTCGAAGAACATGACGGGACGATTCGTGCTGAAAGCTCCCTTAATATTGGCACAACCATAACCATTACTCTTCCAACTAAATCGAAGAAACAGCAGGTGATAGCATGA
- a CDS encoding ABC transporter permease → MQSVSANLYNELEKLLVKRVTKLFLFLAIVLPVVIKLLVDTMLLTDWMALPSLNVNYMILDLLVKLILPLFCFMAAAELFTGEGERGTLLLVRPINRMEQFLSKTAAIGVFIIIQLVLSWLSVTISSVVVDNSFQYGDIGLGFVAFLVSWLPLFVLTAFAVLFALLVRSSTIAMSGLILIYVGMLVLPYLFPNLLYLFPASYLDWYMQWIGDISIRWAMQTFIYLFSATVLFLASAYYMFNKKEA, encoded by the coding sequence ATGCAATCAGTGTCAGCTAATCTTTATAACGAACTTGAAAAGCTGTTGGTGAAGCGGGTGACGAAGCTATTCCTTTTCTTAGCGATCGTATTGCCGGTAGTCATTAAGCTATTGGTTGACACCATGTTATTAACTGATTGGATGGCGCTTCCTTCCCTAAATGTTAACTACATGATTCTTGATTTGCTAGTGAAGCTCATTTTACCATTATTTTGTTTTATGGCTGCAGCAGAGCTGTTTACCGGTGAAGGGGAAAGAGGAACACTGTTACTGGTGCGGCCAATTAATCGAATGGAGCAATTTTTGTCAAAAACAGCTGCTATTGGAGTCTTTATTATTATTCAATTAGTATTAAGCTGGTTATCTGTTACGATCAGCAGTGTGGTAGTTGATAATAGCTTCCAATATGGTGATATTGGTTTAGGTTTCGTCGCGTTTCTCGTATCTTGGCTTCCTTTATTTGTTTTAACTGCATTTGCCGTTTTATTTGCTCTCTTAGTACGTTCAAGTACAATCGCGATGTCGGGGTTAATATTAATTTATGTAGGTATGCTCGTTTTACCGTATTTATTCCCTAATTTACTGTATTTGTTCCCAGCTTCTTATTTGGATTGGTATATGCAATGGATTGGAGATATTTCGATCCGTTGGGCGATGCAAACATTCATTTATTTATTCTCTGCGACCGTATTGTTTTTAGCATCTGCCTATTATATGTTTAATAAAAAAGAAGCGTAA
- a CDS encoding ABC transporter ATP-binding protein has product MEKTVQITGLSKQYSSGRGIKTIELTVNQGDVLGILGPNGAGKTTLLKCMTGLIRPDQGKIELFGRDLEHQYKQAIRSVGAFIGNGMSYENMTAYQNLNMALRYYPEVPKTKIDEVLELTGLHPYKYDKVSSFSMGMKQRFGIALALISNPRLVILDEPTNGLDIDGLLLFRKTIEQLAIHSDVTFLISSHHISEMERLCNRFAFLINGELSYSKLQGESLEAAYIKKVEESSHAISVS; this is encoded by the coding sequence TTGGAAAAAACGGTCCAAATAACAGGATTATCCAAGCAATATAGCAGTGGAAGAGGAATCAAAACAATCGAATTAACCGTCAATCAAGGTGATGTTTTAGGAATTCTTGGTCCAAATGGTGCTGGAAAAACAACATTATTAAAATGCATGACAGGACTGATCAGGCCAGACCAAGGAAAGATTGAGCTATTTGGTCGAGATCTTGAACACCAATATAAACAGGCTATTCGTTCTGTCGGTGCCTTTATTGGTAACGGGATGTCCTATGAAAACATGACAGCTTATCAAAATTTAAATATGGCATTGCGTTATTATCCAGAGGTGCCAAAAACAAAAATTGATGAGGTATTAGAGCTAACCGGATTACATCCTTATAAATATGATAAGGTTTCTTCTTTCTCGATGGGAATGAAGCAGAGATTTGGGATTGCATTAGCATTGATCTCGAATCCACGCTTAGTCATTTTAGATGAGCCAACGAATGGACTAGATATAGACGGGCTGCTGCTGTTTCGAAAAACGATTGAACAGCTTGCGATTCATTCTGATGTTACCTTTCTTATTTCAAGTCATCACATTTCTGAAATGGAACGACTTTGCAACCGTTTCGCCTTTTTAATTAATGGTGAGCTTTCATATTCAAAGCTTCAGGGTGAATCATTAGAAGCTGCTTATATTAAGAAAGTGGAGGAGAGTTCACATGCAATCAGTGTCAGCTAA
- a CDS encoding carboxyltransferase domain-containing protein: MPGGQTGIYPIDTPGGWQLIGQTPLALFKPNESSPSLLNAGDRIKFIPISYKQFIHWEDDHQ, from the coding sequence TTGCCTGGAGGACAAACTGGTATCTATCCGATTGATACACCAGGAGGTTGGCAGTTAATAGGGCAAACACCTCTTGCCCTGTTCAAACCAAATGAATCAAGTCCCAGTCTTTTGAATGCGGGAGACCGAATTAAATTTATTCCTATCAGCTACAAACAATTCATCCATTGGGAGGATGATCATCAGTGA